The Coffea arabica cultivar ET-39 chromosome 8e, Coffea Arabica ET-39 HiFi, whole genome shotgun sequence genome window below encodes:
- the LOC113704601 gene encoding uncharacterized protein, with amino-acid sequence MPLELQGPHYYSIAEPFNMDTATQGKAGAGESSASIDKNLLKRLDRFEEFIRKSQGLNKQGGLDYNELCLFSDMQLPMGFKTPKFSKYDGTGNPKTHLRMFANKLGKPIDDENLPVRLFPESLEGDALDWYSNLKAEDMRTWMDLSTAFVRQYEYNCELAPTRTILEGTKRKPSEDHKTYAKRWRKLAAKVEPPMTEDEIVRAFIKAHDPPYF; translated from the coding sequence ATGCCACTCGAACTTCAGGGACCACATTATTACTCCATCGCTGAGCCATTTAACATGGATACCGCCACCCAAGGGAAAGCAGGAGCTGGGGAGTCGTCCGCGTCGATAGATAAGAATTTGCTAAAGCGATTGGATCGGTTTGAGGAGTTCATaaggaaaagccaaggtttgaacaaacaaggaggTCTGGACTACAACGAGCTGTGCCTATTTTCGGATATGCAATTGCCCATGGGTTTCAAAACGCCCAAGTTTAGCAAGTATGACGGAACAGGCAACCCCAAGACGCATCTCCGAATGTTCGCTAACAAGTTGGGCAAGCCAATAGATGACGAGAATCTACCAGTTCGTTTGTTTCCTGAAAGCTTAGAAGGCGATGCACTGGActggtattccaatttgaaggcTGAGGATATGAGGACATGGATGGACTTATCAACcgcttttgtaaggcaatacgaatacaattgcgagctggctccaacgAGGACCATATTGGAGGGAACCAAGAGGAAACCATCCGAGGACCACAAGACATACgcgaagagatggaggaaattggCCGCCAAGGTGGAGCCTCCCATGACTGAAGATGAGATTGTTCGTGCGTTCATCAAAGCTCATGACCCGCCCTATTTTTGA